The proteins below are encoded in one region of Garra rufa chromosome 12, GarRuf1.0, whole genome shotgun sequence:
- the acvr1bb gene encoding activin receptor type-1B, translating to MDTRQILRLLIVLSGLNGVCEALFCNCTTPQCEKDGYKCETNGACVASTSVIEGQEQHVRLCIQKEKLVPPGQPFYCLSAEGLMNTHCCYSDYCNSIDLRLPTVTNGPGSGQDWGPVELTAVVAGPVFVLCVLVLLGLFLFQHHQRAYGHRQRLEVEDPSTEHMFLAKDKTLQDLIYDLSTSGSGSGLPLFVQRTVARTIVLQEIIGKGRFGEVWRGKWRGGDVAVKIFSSREERSWFREAEIYQTIMLRHENILGFIAADNKDNGTWTQLWLVSDYHENGSLFDYLNRYSVTIEGMIKLALSAASGLAHLHMEILGTQGKPGIAHRDLKSKNILVKKNCTCAIADLGLAVRHESVTDTIDIAPNQRVGTKRYMAPEVLEETINMRHFDSFKCADIYALGLVYWEIARRCNAGGIHEEYQLPYYDLVPSDPSIEEMRKVVCDQRLRPNIPNWWQSYEALRVMGKIMRECWYANGAARLTALRIKKTLSQLSVDEDIKI from the exons CTTTGTTCTGTAACTGCACCACACCACAGTGTGAGAAAGATGGGTATAAATGCGAGACCAACGGGGCGTGTGTGGCCTCCACGTCGGTCATTGAAGGACAGGAGCAGCACGTGCGGCTCTGCATCCAGAAAGAGAAGCTGGTTCCTCCTGGCCAGCCGTTCTACTGCCTCAGCGCAGAGGGACTAATGAACACACACTGTTGCTACTCTGATTACTGCAACAGCATCGACCTCAGACTACCAACCG TGACGAACGGACCAGGTTCAGGGCAGGACTGGGGGCCGGTGGAGCTCACTGCAGTGGTAGCGGGGCCGGTGTTTGTGCTGTGTGTGCTGGTTCTGCTGGGTCTTTTCCTGTTCCAGCACCACCAGCGGGCCTACGGTCACCGGCAGAGACTGGAGGTGGAGGATCCCAGCACTGAACATATGTTCCTGGCTAAGGACAAGACCTTACAGGACCTCATCTATGACCTCTCCACCTCAGGATCAGGCTCGG GTCTGCCGCTGTTTGTGCAGAGGACAGTGGCCCGTACCATAGTGCTGCAGGAGATCATCGGTAAAGGCCGCTTCGGTGAGGTGTGGAGGGGGAAATGGAGAGGAGGAGACGTTGCTGTGAAGATTTTCTCCTCTCGTGAGGAACGCTCCTGGTTTCGTGAAGCTGAAATCTACCAGACCATCATGCTCCGCCACGAGAACATCCTGGGCTTCATTGCTGCTGACAAcaaag ATAACGGCACATGGACGCAGTTGTGGTTGGTGTCAGACTATCATGAGAATGGATCCCTGTTTGACTATCTGAACCGATATTCAGTCACCATCGAGGGAATGATTAAACTAGCACTGTCAGCTGCCAGTGGCCTGGCGCATTTGCACATGGAAATACTGGGCACTCAGG GTAAGCCTGGCATCGCTCACCGTGATCTGAAGTCCAAAAACATCCTGGTGAAGAAAAACTGCACGTGTGCTATCGCTGATCTCGGCCTGGCGGTTCGTCACGAGTCAGTCACTGACACCATCGATATCGCCCCCAACCAGCGCGTCGGCACTAAAAG gtACATGGCGCCTGAGGTTCTGGAAGAGACTATTAACATGCGTCACTTTGATTCGTTTAAATGCGCTGACATCTACGCTCTAGGACTCGTGTACTGGGAAATCGCTCGCCGCTGCAACGCTGGAG GTATTCATGAAGAGTATCAGCTTCCCTACTACGACCTGGTGCCCTCTGACCCATCCATAGAGGAAATGAGGAAAGTGGTGTGTGATCAGAGGTTACGACCCAACATCCCCAACTGGTGGCAGAGCTATGAG GCGTTGCGTGTGATGGGGAAGATCATGCGGGAGTGCTGGTACGCTAACGGCGCCGCACGTCTGACAGCTCTCCGCATCAAGAAAACCCTGTCTCAGCTCAGCGTGGACGAAGACATCAAAATCTGA
- the prkag1 gene encoding 5'-AMP-activated protein kinase subunit gamma-1 — protein sequence MECVPAVLDELDGKKEVHIEDPEHNVYTRFMKSHRCYDLVPTSSKLVVFDTSLQVKKAFFALVSNGVRAAPLWDSKKQCFVGMLTITDFINILHRYYKSPLVQIYELEEHKIETWREVYLQDSFKPLVSISPNASLYDAVSSLLKHKIHRLPVIDPLTGNTLYILTHKRILKFLKLFISEMPKPAFLSQTLEEMNIGTFHNIAVVHSDTPLYSALGIFVDQRVSALPVVDENGRVVDIYSKFDVINLAAEKTYNNLDITVTKALQHRSQYFEGVLTCRASETLEAIINRLVEAEVHRLVIVDEQEVVKGIVSLSDILQALVLTNGDDGSA from the exons ATGGAGTGT GTTCCTGCTGTTCTAGATGAGTTGGACGGTAAAAAGGAGGTGCACATAGAGG ATCCTGAGCACAATGTCTACACCCGCTTTATGAAATCCCACCGCTGCTATGACCTGGTGCCCACCAGCTCAAAGTTAGTGGTGTTTGACACTTCTCTACAG GTGAAGAAGGCGTTCTTTGCTCTGGTGTCTAATGGGGTGAGAGCAGCGCCTCTCTGGGACAGCAAGAAGCAATGCTTTGTTG GTATGCTGACCATCACAGATTTCATCAATATACTTCATCGCTATTACAAGTCTCCTCTG GTCCAGATATATGAGTTAGAAGAGCACAAAATAGAAACATGGAGAG AGGTCTACTTACAAGACTCCTTCAAACCTCTCGTCAGCATATCGCCCAATGCCAG ccTATACGATGCCGTTTCATCTCTCCTAAAGCATAAGATCCACAGATTACCCGTCATTGATCCTCTAACAGGAAACACACTCTACATCCTGACACACAAGAGGATCCTCAAATTCCTGAAACTCTTT ATATCTGAGATGCCCAAGCCTGCGTTTCTGTCTCAAACGTTGGAGGAGATGAACATCGGAACATTTCACAACATCGCAGTGGTTCACTCAGATACGCCGCTCTACTCCGCGCTCGGCATCTTCGTGGATCAGAGAGTGTCTGCCCTTCCTGTGGTGGATGAAAATG GACGTGTGGTTGACATCTACTCCAAGTTTGATGTTATA AATCTGGCCGCTGAGAAGACGTATAATAACCTGGACATCACAGTGACTAAAGCCCTTCAGCATCGCTCACAGTATTTTGAGGGTGTGCTCACCTGCCGAGCCAGTGAGACACTAGAGGCCATTATCAACCGACTGGTGGAAGCTGAG GTTCACAGGTTAGTGATCGTGGATGAGCAAGAGGTTGTGAAAGGCATCGTGTCTCTGTCTGATATCTTACAGGCGCTGGTGCTCACCAATGGAGACGACG gaAGTGCTTGA